A window of the Rhizobium viscosum genome harbors these coding sequences:
- the treY gene encoding malto-oligosyltrehalose synthase gives MTLPSATYRVQFRNGMTFDRACGLVPYLKSLGISHLYASPLFTATKGSTHGYDVTDANEIDPALGGRAGFDRLTETLSEAGMGLILDIVPNHMAASTENAWWRSALEFGKHSPFAGYFDIDWRERLTLPQLGKSFDESVAAGELTITVDEAHGNLAIGYYDALFPLSMESYPLLSAELDDPVLAGMAELTASVDAGDLHRGLRDMIFEAGDLTSLSGRLAELSKDHAFMTRLHGAQHWQLQRWQEASQHLSYRRFFEVTGLVGLRVEDIRVFEESHRLVLDLVRQGQVQGLRIDHIDGLAEPRAYLDRLREAVGADTYIVVEKILGTGEELPADWPVQGTTGYEFISALSGLFVEAEGLQKLDEAYRRLADGNGDFEAGRRAAKRLMVEQNFAGETTRLTRIAASLFPELSMEEITGAISELLIAFSVYRTYGAEDPLDARDADLLKKAAMAAAGHLDYAQPLQSVAAILEGTVDNEPAREFRLRFQQLSGPIMAKAMEDTLFYRYNRLLAVNEVGGEPDHVPDGIEAFHQFMQSRALSQPSGLSATSTHDTKRGEDARARLYAVSEGAGVFADAVEHWRRLNESHRTELPDGAAPEPNLEWMLYQALAGAWPEDFDRHHADALRDRFTAYAEKAVREAKLRTDWTAPNNGYEEAVRAYTAALLSTDNDAFTEDFARVLQPFIEAGYVNSLSQTLIKLTAPGIPDIYQGAEGFDFSFVDPDNRRLPDFETLSGWLTEGGALARLQAAALKQRIIQIGLGLRMERARLFAEGGYLPLAVTGIRSDHAVAFARLHHENFAITVVPRLMFGWLDPGVLFAGPEFWEDTAISVPLPMHGLKADLLTGKMLEPGSKISLATLLGDQPAALIVPA, from the coding sequence ATGACGCTCCCCTCCGCGACCTACCGGGTCCAGTTCCGCAACGGCATGACCTTCGATCGTGCCTGCGGGCTTGTCCCCTATCTGAAGTCGCTCGGCATCAGCCACCTCTACGCCTCGCCGCTCTTCACGGCCACCAAGGGATCGACGCATGGCTACGACGTGACCGACGCCAACGAGATCGATCCGGCACTTGGAGGAAGGGCGGGCTTCGATCGCCTGACGGAGACGCTGTCAGAGGCAGGCATGGGCCTGATCCTGGACATCGTGCCGAACCATATGGCCGCTTCAACGGAAAATGCCTGGTGGCGGAGTGCCTTGGAATTCGGCAAGCACAGCCCGTTTGCAGGCTATTTCGACATAGACTGGCGCGAGCGGCTGACCCTGCCCCAGCTCGGTAAGAGCTTCGATGAGAGCGTTGCTGCCGGAGAACTGACGATCACCGTCGACGAGGCGCATGGCAATCTGGCGATCGGCTATTATGACGCTCTCTTTCCGCTGAGCATGGAAAGCTACCCTCTGCTCTCGGCGGAACTGGATGATCCGGTTCTTGCCGGGATGGCGGAACTGACGGCCTCTGTCGATGCCGGTGACCTGCATCGCGGCCTGCGCGATATGATCTTCGAGGCCGGCGATCTGACAAGCCTGAGCGGAAGGCTTGCAGAGCTCTCGAAAGACCATGCCTTTATGACGCGGCTGCACGGGGCGCAGCACTGGCAGCTTCAGCGCTGGCAGGAGGCTTCGCAGCATTTGAGCTATCGGCGTTTTTTCGAGGTGACGGGGCTGGTCGGTCTCAGGGTCGAGGATATCAGGGTCTTCGAAGAGAGCCACCGGCTGGTTCTCGATCTCGTGCGTCAGGGCCAGGTGCAGGGCCTGCGCATCGACCATATCGACGGGCTGGCGGAACCGAGAGCCTATCTCGACCGCCTGCGCGAAGCGGTCGGCGCGGACACCTATATCGTCGTCGAAAAGATCCTCGGCACGGGTGAGGAATTGCCCGCCGACTGGCCGGTGCAGGGAACGACGGGCTACGAGTTCATTTCCGCCTTGAGCGGGCTTTTCGTGGAAGCCGAGGGGCTGCAAAAGTTGGACGAGGCCTATCGCCGGCTGGCGGATGGCAATGGCGATTTTGAAGCCGGGCGGCGGGCAGCCAAGCGACTGATGGTTGAACAGAATTTCGCCGGCGAGACGACCCGCCTCACACGCATTGCAGCCAGCCTCTTTCCCGAACTGTCTATGGAGGAAATCACTGGGGCGATCTCAGAGCTTCTGATCGCCTTTTCCGTCTACCGCACCTATGGGGCCGAGGACCCGCTCGACGCGCGGGATGCCGATCTCCTGAAAAAAGCCGCGATGGCCGCCGCCGGACATCTGGACTACGCGCAGCCGCTGCAGAGCGTCGCGGCCATCCTCGAAGGCACTGTTGATAACGAGCCGGCTCGCGAATTCCGCCTCCGTTTCCAGCAGCTCTCCGGCCCCATCATGGCCAAGGCTATGGAGGATACACTCTTCTATCGCTACAACCGGCTGCTGGCAGTAAACGAGGTCGGCGGCGAGCCGGACCATGTGCCAGACGGCATCGAAGCGTTTCACCAATTCATGCAATCGCGCGCGCTCTCCCAGCCCTCAGGTCTTTCGGCAACATCGACGCATGACACAAAGCGTGGCGAAGATGCGCGTGCGCGGCTTTATGCTGTGAGCGAAGGCGCCGGCGTCTTTGCCGACGCCGTCGAACACTGGCGAAGACTAAATGAAAGCCACCGCACCGAGCTGCCGGATGGCGCAGCTCCCGAGCCCAATCTGGAATGGATGCTCTACCAGGCGCTTGCAGGCGCCTGGCCCGAGGATTTCGACCGCCATCATGCCGATGCGCTGCGCGACCGCTTCACCGCTTATGCGGAAAAGGCCGTTCGCGAAGCCAAGCTGCGCACCGACTGGACGGCGCCGAACAATGGCTATGAAGAGGCGGTGCGCGCCTACACGGCCGCACTCCTTTCAACCGATAATGACGCATTCACCGAGGATTTCGCGCGCGTCCTGCAGCCCTTCATCGAAGCCGGCTACGTCAACAGCCTGTCGCAGACGCTGATCAAACTGACCGCACCGGGCATTCCCGACATCTATCAAGGGGCAGAGGGCTTCGATTTCAGTTTCGTCGATCCCGATAACAGGCGCCTGCCGGATTTCGAGACATTAAGCGGCTGGCTTACCGAAGGCGGTGCACTGGCGCGGCTGCAAGCCGCGGCATTGAAACAGCGCATCATCCAGATCGGCCTGGGGCTTCGGATGGAGCGTGCCCGGCTTTTTGCGGAAGGCGGTTACCTGCCGCTTGCCGTCACCGGCATCAGGAGTGATCATGCCGTCGCCTTTGCCCGTCTGCATCACGAGAACTTCGCCATCACGGTCGTGCCGCGACTGATGTTCGGCTGGCTCGATCCCGGCGTGCTCTTTGCCGGACCGGAGTTCTGGGAAGATACGGCAATATCAGTGCCCTTACCCATGCACGGTCTTAAGGCCGATCTCTTGACCGGCAAGATGCTGGAGCCCGGAAGCAAGATCTCGCTTGCCACCCTTCTCGGAGACCAGCCGGCGGCTCTGATCGTGCCCGCCTGA
- the pbpC gene encoding penicillin-binding protein 1C has protein sequence MRRWQKFAIGTAAGIVIAGGGLFALDAADRAYPPPLEQAEAVSPEVLDADGQLLRAFATPEGRWRLKTDVVDVDPQFIRMLVAYEDQRFYEHRGIDVWALGRAALQFVSNGRIVSGASTLSMQVARLIEPRESRSLSAKLLQIMRAVQIERRLSKGEILDLYLTHAPYGGNLEGVRAASLAYFGKEPKRLTVAEAALLVALPQLPEKRRPDRNLKAAEAARKRVLDRIAVAEVVGDGEAERAEGVTIPARRLQLPTLAAHVAEAALRKDPKAIQHQTTLKKQVQTGLESVARAATMKLGPKLSLAMVMADAETGEIVGEVGSADYFDASRSGWIDMTRISRSPGSTLKPFIYGLAFEQGLVSQETIIEDRPADFFGYRPRNFDMSYQGDVTVREALQLSLNVPAVKLLDAVGPSRLMVRFRRAEVRPVLPPNETPGLAIGLGGVGITLKDLVQLYTALANRGQPVRIGDGVTNMPGKIDGEPLLEPVAVWNVADILSGVIPPAGAPQRGIAYKTGTSYGYRDAWSVGYDGRYVLGVWVGRPDNSAVPGLTGYGTAAPILFEALAKSGIAATPLPRPPAGAVRIAQTDLPISQRRFALNASGLLAASGREPSPQIVYPPEGAHVDLGAKAGDLSPLMLKLQGGRAPFRWLANGKPLPDLSRRRTQSWMPDGGGYSKLTVIDSMGRAASVGVFVD, from the coding sequence ATGAGGCGGTGGCAGAAGTTTGCGATCGGGACTGCAGCCGGCATTGTCATTGCCGGCGGAGGCCTGTTTGCGCTCGATGCCGCTGACCGGGCTTATCCCCCGCCGCTCGAACAGGCCGAAGCCGTCTCGCCCGAAGTGCTCGATGCCGACGGGCAATTGCTGCGGGCCTTTGCGACGCCGGAGGGCCGCTGGCGGCTGAAAACCGACGTTGTCGACGTCGATCCGCAATTCATCCGTATGCTGGTCGCCTATGAGGATCAGCGTTTCTATGAGCATCGCGGCATCGATGTCTGGGCGCTCGGGCGCGCGGCACTGCAATTCGTCAGCAACGGCCGCATTGTGTCTGGCGCCTCGACGCTCTCCATGCAGGTGGCAAGGCTGATCGAGCCGCGTGAAAGCCGGTCGCTTTCGGCAAAACTCCTGCAAATCATGCGCGCCGTGCAGATCGAGCGGCGGCTTTCGAAGGGTGAGATCCTCGATCTCTATCTCACCCATGCGCCCTATGGCGGTAATCTGGAAGGCGTGCGCGCCGCAAGCCTGGCCTATTTCGGCAAGGAGCCGAAGCGGCTGACGGTGGCGGAGGCGGCTCTGCTGGTCGCACTGCCGCAATTGCCCGAAAAGCGCCGTCCGGACCGAAACCTGAAGGCAGCCGAAGCGGCGCGCAAGCGCGTGCTCGACCGTATTGCCGTGGCCGAGGTGGTCGGCGACGGCGAGGCCGAGCGCGCCGAGGGTGTTACCATTCCTGCCCGCCGGCTGCAGCTTCCGACCCTTGCCGCCCATGTCGCGGAAGCCGCATTGCGCAAGGATCCGAAGGCGATCCAGCATCAGACGACGCTGAAGAAGCAGGTGCAGACCGGTCTCGAATCCGTCGCGCGTGCGGCGACGATGAAGCTCGGACCGAAGCTGTCGCTTGCCATGGTGATGGCGGACGCAGAGACCGGCGAGATCGTCGGCGAGGTGGGTTCAGCCGATTATTTCGATGCCAGCCGCTCCGGCTGGATCGACATGACGCGTATCAGCCGATCGCCCGGCTCGACGCTCAAACCCTTCATCTATGGCCTTGCCTTCGAGCAGGGACTGGTCAGCCAGGAGACCATCATCGAGGACCGGCCGGCCGATTTCTTCGGCTACCGGCCGCGCAATTTCGACATGAGCTACCAGGGCGACGTGACCGTGCGCGAGGCCCTGCAGCTCTCCCTCAACGTGCCGGCGGTCAAGCTGCTCGATGCAGTCGGTCCGTCTCGCCTTATGGTGCGCTTCCGCCGCGCCGAAGTGCGCCCCGTTTTGCCGCCGAACGAGACGCCGGGTCTGGCGATTGGCCTTGGCGGCGTCGGCATCACGCTGAAGGATCTCGTGCAGCTCTATACAGCGCTTGCCAATCGTGGCCAGCCAGTCCGGATCGGCGATGGCGTGACGAACATGCCCGGCAAGATCGATGGCGAGCCCTTGCTCGAGCCGGTCGCCGTCTGGAATGTTGCCGACATACTCTCAGGTGTCATCCCGCCGGCAGGCGCACCGCAGCGCGGCATCGCGTATAAGACCGGCACGAGCTACGGCTATCGTGACGCCTGGTCGGTCGGTTATGACGGCCGCTATGTGCTTGGTGTGTGGGTCGGACGGCCTGATAACAGCGCGGTGCCCGGTTTGACGGGTTATGGTACGGCCGCACCTATCCTCTTCGAGGCGCTTGCAAAATCCGGCATCGCCGCCACACCGCTGCCGCGTCCACCGGCAGGCGCTGTGCGCATTGCCCAGACCGATCTGCCGATCAGCCAGCGGCGTTTTGCGCTCAATGCCAGCGGACTGCTTGCCGCCTCAGGTCGCGAGCCGTCGCCGCAGATCGTCTATCCGCCGGAGGGCGCGCATGTCGATCTTGGAGCAAAAGCAGGCGATCTCTCGCCGCTGATGCTGAAGCTGCAAGGCGGCCGTGCGCCTTTCCGCTGGCTTGCCAACGGCAAGCCGCTGCCCGATCTGTCGCGACGGCGAACGCAGAGCTGGATGCCTGATGGCGGCGGCTATTCGAAGCTGACGGTGATCGATTCCATGGGCCGGGCGGCAAGTGTCGGCGTCTTCGTCGACTAG